Below is a genomic region from Dehalococcoidales bacterium.
AAACAGTCTGGATGCGGTTGGCGCCGGTGGCGGCTATGGCAGTTACCAGGTCTTGATTAACGGATTCGATTGTCTCGGAGAAGTATTTGCCTAGCGCACCGAGAAGGTGTACGGTGAGGGCTAGGACACCGGGGAAAGGTCCCAGACCAACCATTGAGACAAATATGAGTGCCCAGACAATCTCGTTGATACCGCGACAGGCATCAAACAGAGTTCGGGTAGCCTGATATACCGGACGGTAGGGCATGATATTCCTGGCAGCCAGGAATGAGAGCG
It encodes:
- the phnE gene encoding phosphonate ABC transporter, permease protein PhnE codes for the protein LSFLAARNIMPYRPVYQATRTLFDACRGINEIVWALIFVSMVGLGPFPGVLALTVHLLGALGKYFSETIESVNQDLVTAIAATGANRIQTVYYGIVPQVKPLFIGYTFYYLEHSFRAATILGLVGAGGIGIELITSIRLFKSQEVLTTLIVMVVTVTLIDRLSAFVRMRLITGVES